The following proteins are encoded in a genomic region of Acidobacteriota bacterium:
- a CDS encoding bifunctional folylpolyglutamate synthase/dihydrofolate synthase, translating to MTFEESQNYLLSLGNEVSAMKLGLENIRTLLDALGKPHEEYLKVQVAGTNGKGSVCAFLDSICREAGVRTGLYTSPHLVSITERVKVDGVDISEDEFARLATVVRETAEKLLADGALEYRPTFFEQMTAIALVTFSEAKVELAILETGLGGRLDATTAANAEIAAITRIDLDHQEYLGNDLKSIATEKAAIIHAGSKVVVCEQSRVAMKVIRDRCKAVGAKERTTAEFLGQGFGLPRLGLLGEHQVENAEVAILAAHTLRDHFDISDEAIVAGLENARHPGRLEYAGKYLFDGAHNVGGAKALGDYLRKFEKRPLTIVFGAMRDKEIAEIASILFPLAERIVLTEPENSRSLTYHELLEQIPSEISRSNIFATDNVEKALTIAETVTPEDGIILVTGSLYLVGDVRKILLTQFDAPN from the coding sequence ATGACGTTTGAAGAATCACAAAATTATCTTCTTTCGCTCGGCAACGAAGTTTCTGCAATGAAGCTTGGTCTCGAGAACATCCGTACACTGCTCGACGCACTCGGAAAACCCCACGAAGAATATCTGAAGGTACAGGTCGCCGGGACGAACGGGAAGGGGTCGGTTTGTGCGTTTTTGGATTCGATCTGCCGCGAGGCCGGTGTTCGGACGGGGCTTTATACATCGCCGCATCTGGTTTCGATCACCGAGCGAGTGAAGGTTGATGGTGTGGATATAAGTGAGGACGAATTTGCTCGGTTGGCAACTGTCGTTCGCGAGACTGCGGAGAAACTACTCGCCGACGGCGCTCTCGAATACCGGCCTACCTTCTTTGAACAAATGACGGCGATAGCTCTCGTTACGTTTTCCGAAGCAAAGGTAGAACTCGCCATCCTAGAAACCGGGCTCGGCGGCCGGCTCGACGCGACGACCGCAGCGAATGCGGAGATCGCGGCCATCACTCGGATCGATCTCGATCATCAGGAATATCTTGGCAATGATCTTAAGTCGATAGCTACGGAAAAGGCCGCAATTATTCACGCGGGTTCTAAGGTTGTTGTTTGCGAGCAGTCGCGGGTGGCGATGAAGGTGATACGCGATCGATGCAAGGCCGTTGGGGCGAAGGAGCGGACAACCGCCGAGTTTTTGGGACAAGGCTTTGGCCTGCCGCGACTTGGCCTGCTCGGCGAGCATCAGGTCGAGAATGCCGAGGTCGCGATACTGGCTGCCCACACGTTGCGTGATCATTTTGATATCAGTGACGAAGCAATCGTCGCGGGCCTTGAAAACGCCAGGCATCCCGGACGGCTTGAGTATGCAGGCAAATATTTATTTGACGGAGCACATAACGTTGGCGGAGCAAAGGCACTTGGCGATTATCTGAGGAAATTTGAAAAACGGCCGCTAACGATCGTCTTCGGAGCAATGCGTGACAAAGAGATCGCTGAGATCGCGTCGATCTTATTTCCGCTGGCGGAAAGGATCGTCTTGACCGAACCGGAAAATTCGCGATCATTGACCTATCACGAATTGCTTGAGCAGATTCCGTCTGAGATCTCCCGATCGAACATCTTCGCGACCGATAATGTCGAGAAAGCGTTGACGATCGCAGAAACGGTGACGCCTGAGGATGGGATCATTTTGGTTACGGGATCGTTGTACTTGGTTGGAGATGTGCGGAAAATTCTTTTGACACAGTTCGATGCTCCGAATTAA